TCCACATCTTGAAGACACATTAAAAGAGCTTAGCACCTTCTACAAGGACTAAGCTCTATATTCTTATTTTAAGGATAGCTTCCAGCCTTTCCATCAAGAAAACCCAGTTAGCAATGAGCTGGCAAGTCGGATGCACACCCTCTTGCTTAACCACCAACACATATTGTCCAGTGCTTCTATCTCTCATACCCCATCAATAGGCCGCCCTCTTCTGCATAGAAAGAGCAAAGGCCGGAAGTCGCAACTTCTTCGATACTAGCTTCTGGATAGGTTTCCTTAACCAAATCCGAAAATTGTTGGAAGAACTTATCGTTATTACGATGAGCCATAATGATGCGTCCGCCCTTATAGCCAGCCTTTTTCATTTCTTCCCAAGCTGCGATGACCGATTTTTTGTGACCACGAGCCTTTTGGAGCAATTCCAACTTACCTTCGCTGCTGGCTTCACCGACCATACGGATATTGAGGAGACCAACGACAGCACCAACTAGCTTGCTGAGACGGCCATTTTTCACCAGATTGTCGACCTTAGCAAGGACAAACAATAACTTGCTATTTTCTTGATAAGTAGTGATGGCAGATACGACTTCTTCAAACTCCAAGCCTGAAGCAATCAAACGATTGATTTCCGTAACCAGTAAATCCATCTCGCCTCCAGCTGAAAGACTGTCAATCAAATGAATCTTGGCATCTGGATGTTCTTCCAAATACATGTCGCGAGCAACACGAGCCGCATTAAAGGAGCCAGACAAACCACCGGTAATCGTCACAACGATAACATTTTCTGCACCTGCAAAAGCCTCCTCATAGGCCTGAGTGCTAGGACAGGCAGATGTCGCTGCCTCAGAAGTTGACTGCATGACAGAGACCATCTGATCAATATCCAGACTCGCATCATCAACAAAGGTCTGGTCCCCTATCTGAATACTCAGGGGAACACTAACAAACTCCGTATCCGGCGCAAGCTGAGCTAGTTGACGGTAATCACAGCCAGAATCCGCAACAATTTTCCATTTTGACATTTTCTTATCTCTTTTCTTTTGAATGATTTAATTAGTTGACAAGGTGCTCTATCTTACTCTACAATTATATCATTAAATCATTAGTTATGAAAGCATTTCCAATCGGATGTCACAGTAGAAAGGAAGAATATGACCGAGCGTAAAATCTCACCAAAATCCTTGAAAAATCTCTATCAATCCAACAAGGAGGCCAATCAGCTGACCAAGGAATCTCTCGAGACTGCTCTGCTATTTCTCCTTGAAAAAAAGGAACTCAAGCACATTTCCGTCTCTGAATTAGTGCGCAAGGCAGGTGTTTCGCGCAACGCCTTCTACCGCAACTACAAATCCAAGGAAGAAATTTTGGAAATCTACTACGAACGGACTTCCAGCAACCTTAAAAAGAAATGGCATGATTTGCAAGATAAGGTTCAAAAAGATGGCGTCAAACAAAGTTTTGCAGATTTTGTCCAAGAACAAAAACGCAAGGCAGAGCGTAGTAAGACCCTCTCAAATGTTAGTCAGTGGATCAAGGACAAGACCAAACGAGATTAATGTCTCGTTTTTTCTTTCTCTCAAACGCAAAAAAACTTGACCAATTAGCCAAGTTTTTAAGGAGATTATGAAAAATATTTAGGATTGACTATAGTATACCCCAACTGCCAACCGTTTCCATCGGTCTTAGGACTGAAAAATACGTTGCAACCAAAAATTTTCTATATCTAATCTATTTTTTGCCTAATTTTCTAGTCTTTTTGAGGGCGGCGGCGACTGCCTTAATAATGGCGTAACGGAAGCCTTCTTTTTCAAGAGCTACCACGCCTGCGATAGTCGAGCCTCCTGGCGAGGTCACTTCTTGCCTCAACTGGGCTGGATGCTTGTCACTATTCAAGACCATTTGAGCGGTACCTACTAGGGTCTGAGCTGCCAAAACCTTGGCATCCTGAGCCGTCAGCCCGTTTTGCACACCGGCATCGGTCAAAGCCTCAATCATCTGATAGACGAAGGCTGGGCCGCAGCCTGCGATAGCCGTTGCTGCGTCAATCAGGCTCTCTGGCACCTGCTGGACCTTGCCTGATTTTTCTAGGATTTGTTCCAATAGCGGAGCCAGCTCTTGATTGACCAAGCTATAGGTTGTCATGCCTTGGCCGATAGCAACCGGTGTATTGGGCATGATACGAATGATCTTGTCTGCCGATACAAATGCTGC
The sequence above is a segment of the Streptococcus suis genome. Coding sequences within it:
- a CDS encoding TetR/AcrR family transcriptional regulator, translated to MTERKISPKSLKNLYQSNKEANQLTKESLETALLFLLEKKELKHISVSELVRKAGVSRNAFYRNYKSKEEILEIYYERTSSNLKKKWHDLQDKVQKDGVKQSFADFVQEQKRKAERSKTLSNVSQWIKDKTKRD
- the proC gene encoding pyrroline-5-carboxylate reductase, yielding MKIGFIGLGNMGAALAQAVSQLPDSQLLLSNHNLAKAQALQAQLGCQLFSNGEIAERAEVIFLGVKPHLIQSVLSGLQDQISQNPSAIWISMAAGVTIDSLAAFVSADKIIRIMPNTPVAIGQGMTTYSLVNQELAPLLEQILEKSGKVQQVPESLIDAATAIAGCGPAFVYQMIEALTDAGVQNGLTAQDAKVLAAQTLVGTAQMVLNSDKHPAQLRQEVTSPGGSTIAGVVALEKEGFRYAIIKAVAAALKKTRKLGKK
- a CDS encoding DegV family protein, with the translated sequence MSKWKIVADSGCDYRQLAQLAPDTEFVSVPLSIQIGDQTFVDDASLDIDQMVSVMQSTSEAATSACPSTQAYEEAFAGAENVIVVTITGGLSGSFNAARVARDMYLEEHPDAKIHLIDSLSAGGEMDLLVTEINRLIASGLEFEEVVSAITTYQENSKLLFVLAKVDNLVKNGRLSKLVGAVVGLLNIRMVGEASSEGKLELLQKARGHKKSVIAAWEEMKKAGYKGGRIIMAHRNNDKFFQQFSDLVKETYPEASIEEVATSGLCSFYAEEGGLLMGYER